The Synchiropus splendidus isolate RoL2022-P1 chromosome 5, RoL_Sspl_1.0, whole genome shotgun sequence DNA window ttttttgaaTGGTGCAATACGACATTTTTAAAACACGTCCAGacgtaaataaaacaaaatacacgGAAACAATTCCATAATGAATGCtgtataatattttaatatatgtttTCAAAACACTTTACAATACATATTTCATGAATCCTGATTTCCATTTCAATACCCAGTACATCAGCAGTGAATGATCAGTGTCATTCTGTCTGATCTAGACGTGTGAACTTTGTAAGTTCCTGTTTCACCAGCTAAACCATCTGAAAGCTGTGTTATCAGACAGAGTCTGCGTGTTTACATCTCCCAGATTCACCGTCCGCCTCCAGTTTTGGTCCAACTCTGGAGCTGTTTTCTGAAAACACGACAAAAGCGGcagagttttgttttattacccaCTGTACTAGCAGCCTCAACCCTCCTGCTGCAGTCCCTTAAACCAggtcactcacttcctgtcatatTTCCTTCATGGGGACCACACAAAACCTAATTTGGGATTACATATACAGCATTACATGGGCTGCAGAGGGCGAAAAGCAAAAGAGCAGCGCTGTCGAGCGCTCAGGCCGAGACGGGCTCCGAGGTTTGACGGGGCAGAAGGAGGTCCACGCAGACGTCTGGCTGCTCTTCCTGACAGCACGTCAGGGTCGGCTCGCAAGCTGCTCCCCGCTGCTCGCACGACGCCGTCATCGCTGTGGCAGGCCTGTCAGAACAAACTGGTGTGGCGCAGACAAATGGGGCTTCGCGGGCTGGATGGGCACATGCCTCGAATATGCTCACCAAGCTGGCAAGCGGGTGGCAAGTTAATGACAGGAACGACCGATGACATCACGTGGAAACATGATTAGCCGCGGATAAAGACGTTTGAGCGAAGCCCATAGATCAAGCAAGACAAGGTCGTGACTGCCAGATCCAGCCCGGCGGTACGTGGCGTCACGTTAAACAAGGGAATGGATACAGAAGGAGGCCTGAATTCAAACGCTGCGCTCACTTCCTCCACACAAAAATATtcttaaccaaaaaaaaaaacagttttgtgtttattaaaaCTGTAGTCGCTGAGATGAGGTTACTTTTTCAGGCAGTATAAGAATGTGATCATTTGccattttcttctttcctcGACTGCTGTTAATGAGGAATTTAGGAGGCTATAAATGTCACAGTTGCATTCCTTTAATTAAAACAATATCCATGTGGCTGTATTGTGAAATGTCCGTCATAACACCGCCTCCTATAATTTACTGCTCAGAGGCCTTGCAATAGCGGGACCAAAATAATGGCTGTTAAACTGTCACGCTGAGGAGGCGGCACCGCCTCGTGGCAATTGGTCTGGAAGTGGCCTTCAAAACAATGAACTGTGACTAGcacacaggtaaaaaaaaattgaacatcaggacacGTCATATTTGTGTGAACTACATCAGTCATTtctgggaaaataaaaattcagaaaaaaatactaaGACATCAGTGGAGTGATATTTGACATTGATCCGTCTCACTGAAACTCAAAGTATATTTCCGACAAACAAAGTACAATATACCAGTGTACttaggatttttaaaaaaaggcgaAGTATTAactaaaacaaagaagaaacaaattATTCGGACGTCACTTTCCACACGATTCTCAGGATAACACTGGCCTCTAGTGGTAAGAGGTTGCAATTGCATCTGCATTGTATCAGGTTACAcgtctctcttcttcacttgcTTCCTTGCTCTTTTGCAGTGGCACAAAGGTGAGTCGTTGTCTAATTCGTGAGATCTGATCTGATTTTCAAACACCTTCCTTCCAAGTCAAtctggtcagtgaggatcccaccaccAAGGaaagtgcaataatgaacaaaactcTGATTCTGACTCTAGTTCACTTTAGATTGACCTTCATCCACAACATCATGTGAATGTTCACATACAGTAAATGTTTTTCTGCTGCTCCGCCACATTACTGTTGCTACATGTGTTGGGCTGTTTACGTTTTCATTGGTAGAATCTGTAGCATCGTGTTCAGGCCTTGTCACTTTCTTCTCTTACATGACTAAAAGTGCACCACCACATTCCGATACCCTGAATGGGTTCTGTCAATACGTGGCGTCATCAACATCCTAGAACAATGCTCAGGAAATTTGATGGTGGACGCTGGACGGGCACACGGTTGGCATGGAAGACCAGGCTTCTGGGACCTGTTGGGTTCTCCACTTCCTGTGTCAAATGGTGCACGATGTCATAGACTGTGCGGGATATTTGTGGCTTCATTGTTAGCTTATGAAAGACTTACCAGATATTCAGATATCGTGGTGAAGTGGCCCTTTTTTTCGGGGGGTATGAAGTTGGAAGGGTTAGCAAGTTGACTATAAAGTGACAACTCACCAGATCTTTGGTGtcaagtagggatgggcgatatgacaaaaaacattatcacgataaatacattttcatgtgttGGACGCGACAGTCTCTCTAGAAACTGTTTTATggtgaaacttattagtggcgtttgtctccaacatcattatttgtttgtttttaaatataatagttaactcagtgcgatgagaaattcaatgtttcacatctctggtagaagccgctcgagtctgacagactgctgacagctttatttaggggttaaatggagccgtctgtcttctgtatctcatgtctctttacagttgacttgaactatggaccagtctggacacatttcctcgatgctattgaagaagaaataatgtgaataaatgaccatttagtcattttctattttcaaaatcatgatacaaattgtcagtcctttgtcttgtgtgatgataAACCTTTTTCACAAATCTCTCTCCTAAAAGATTTCGCTGATACTACTCAGAATTTGtggatggtccctaactgatgcattagcgctgcctgtgagagtgtgtccgcgatcagtgaaccctaatggggacgtggaagaggacgcaacgtccaactattttcaccagcgcagcaggagacctgcatgtgttcatgtgaaccaaggcagcgaccgcgtcagagaacctatgaggaccactccgtctaataaaataaacacggatccagagactcagtcgACCAGTGTCGTGATCAAAGGTtgcctgtattaaaaataagcttAAAACTACTATTGTggaccaaagtccaccacactctccacaactgtgaCACGACAATGtcagctgtcaaacgccgcTGAGCTAGACAGCGTGGCGCGCCGTCACGGTCTTGTCATGGTCAcgtatgcaggtccaatgcagtgagtgGGTCACGTGTtcatcgaatttatcgtgagacgCAGAATTGTGGAGATTGCGTTTGGTGGTTGGAGTAAAATCTTCTCCCACCAAGATTAAGAGTGCCATTTCCACACAGGACATATTGAGGTTTTAAATAGATATTTATTCGACATAAAGTGGTTACTGCTAAATGGCAAAAAAGGCATACATTTCTGGCAAACgtaatttttttaaagaagccgAGACACATACGATCTCAAAATCATAGACGAGTCCTCCAGACCCGTGAGCATCTTCATCCAGTCGATCAATATACGAACACCTGACTGTGATGCAGAAGCCAGTTCATCATACGTTGCTCGAATGACACTTTTGGAATCCAGCTGTGAAGGAATGCAACAGGCCCGGACAAGAAAGCACAAGGATCGATCCCACAAAGTTTAGCGTCTCAATCATACGTCGTGTCCATTCGTCAGAGGTGCTTTGGCGCTCAGCTCCTGTcggtctgtgtgtctgtccagCTGTGGGCTGAGGCCTCTGAGGGCTGGAGATGGCAGACGTGAAACACCGTTGACCGTCAGGATGTCGCTCTCTATCGGGCAGATGTAATCCGAGGCCTCGTCAGGCTTCCTCTTTCTGAGGTGGCTGAACTGGGTGAAGCCCAGTTTCTTCGGCTGGAAGCACAAACAAGCAGAaggtttgtttctgtgtttattCACGGAAGATTATTCTAGGTGTGCGTACCTTCACTTTAGCTGTGGTTGTGAGCGGCACGTGGCCGGTCGCATTGCCGTATTCCCGCTTCTCCTGCGAGGCTTGAGCTCCCACCAGAGTGGCGAACGCTGTGGCCAGATGGCGGCGGAGTAACGTCTTCTGTGGAGGGATGTTTAACAACAGGGCCAATGTCTCAGAGCTGAATCGAGGCTCCAGAATCTGTGGAGGGACATTCGGTGACGCCGCTAGTTTTGACGGAAATTGGTTATAGTTTCAAACTGTTCTTACAACGAGGCCACCGTGAACCCCGCTGCCACGCAGGTTTGGAGCGTATTCCGCTAGATCCACTGCTCGCAGCCACTCCATCACGCGGTGGTTGGACCACTGCACCACTTCTGAGGGAGGAGGCTGCTTCTGAAGAGGAGTCGAACAGCACTGAGTGAAACCCACCCGCTTTGTTTGTGAGAGAATCATATGGTCTGTCGCCATCGTGTAGCCAAACATTGTACTACTGCAGGGGTTCATaagctttttgatctcggggcccaccatCCCAGAACAAACGGGGgaccattcaagtaatagaactgattcatcagTATTgagttcatttgtgatcaataaccatatttaatatacttacacataaacaaaccaaaaccttgtgaaatgacatgaaagcatgtgatcatcgcaaagatatgtGTCAGAGAAAAGTataaccagcagcagaatcaggtgcacgtcatgttcatcaaatttactaaagaaaaatagagtgaaatacacttgatgcaaactgttgagaaaatcagaaaacagaataaaattctgaataaaataaatataataaaaccatgtcaaatataataaaacaaaataatatattttatttaaattagatATAaataagatataagtgaagtgtaaataaaagtattgccataaaatgtaccaattaattttcaaaacttctacaggtgctttcatgaacagtttctaCTGTTTCTTTAtcgtatttttcttttcaagaacttgaCTTAAGGACCTGTTgttatttttcctttatttatattttgttaatGATTTGTACTTGGTCACAATGTATCCCATACTATGTTTCCCCAAAGTCCACCTGTAGAATAAGTGAGGTTACCTCTTCTCCTGGTCTCCGTCTCAGACAGTTGGGGTTGAACTTGTTGGCGTGAAGAACGTGGATGGCACATTTAATACTGAGATGATGGAGCTGACTGGTGACTTTCAGAGTCAGGAGGTCGTTCTGAAGAGTTCACAGACACAagactttttaaaatcatttcagtCTTTGAAGTTGTGCTTCCTCCATTTGCTTTCAAACCATTGTTGCTTGATAACAGAACAACAGATGCGCATGGATCACTGCGGCCAAAAGGTAACAATAACTATAATTTCAtatgattacatttttaataatccACATCACAATAACTATATTTTCATATCATTGCATTTGTAATAATCCATGTGTTGTGAAAAGTTTTGCTTCCAATTTATATTTCACCAACATTCTTTctatttaaaacaataaataaatgtacatattttatatgtatttaaaaagcaatcggcTGTTTTGacagttgcatttttttttttttgcatggtgCAAAATCATCTAAAATTCTATTACTGTTTCTTGGGCACAAAagaggatggaaaaaaaaagtctgccgTGTTTGTGGAAGCTCCTTACCACTGTGAGGTATTGCAGCATCCGCCCGTCCACTCGGGCTTCGTGGAATTGGTCTTTATACTGAGGCAAACCAATGTCATCCAACCATCCTGCACAGCAGAGAGGCGGGCGAGAGTAAATATCAGGTGAGCAACTGTGGGACAGGATGTGAGCACACTGACTAATGATCAATTGTAACCAAACCATCATCAGAACTTCACTAACTTTAATCCACAATTTTGAAACGGTGTACCTATGattttaaagaggaaaaaaagacgaAATATTAGCTCAAAAGAAAAATTATTTTCAGTCGTCACTTTCAAACGATTCCCATGGCAACACTGGCCTCTAGTGGTAAGAGCTTACAATTGCATCAGCATTGCACTATTTGGCCAGGCAACTGTACATGGTGGGGTCAAGACAGGGGgcccttctttttttaaattagaaaGTGTCTCACGTGTCACCCAGATGTGGTCCAGCTCAGGCGACTTGTCCGCAGCTTTAGTGGCGAACGCCCTCATAGCCAGCTGGAGCTTCTTTCTGTGCAGCGGGTTCCTCATGCCCATCTCCTGATTTATAAAGGAGCAGACGTGTGTTGAAGGTTTTCACTCCTCCCTATGACTCCGGTTTGTACGAGGCTCGCCACACCTTCTCAAAGTCCTGCGGCGTTGCAGACAGGAGAGTCTGGCCGTTTTCCACCCATTGTCGAGTCAGGTTGACGTACTGGCCTAGTCCGTAGTCGTCCAGCCAGCCGCACACTTGCTCCTTCGTCCACTGGCCGAATGGAATATTCAGATCGCTGACAGGAAACGGTGAGAAATGTTTGTAGACAAGGGGATGATGGAAAAAGTGAAGCAACCCAGAGTCAGTGTTTCGCCCAGCGAACTTCTCTGTTTACCGTGCAGCGCAGGACTCAGGCGTGCGGGTGAGTCGAGGTCCTGCTGTCGCTCGAAGCCCTCCTCTTCTGAACTGACCTGCCTCTGGATCTGCTGCCTGCAGACCGCCAGACTGAGTCCTGCGAAGTCTTTAAGAGCAAAATACACAGcagatatttcatttttttaaagctagCTAATAGTACAGTTCTTGTAATATCACATTATTTTCCTGGtttctgtcatttgttttcCCTTGAATTCAGTTTAACACACATTTtacaacgttttttttttggttatccTAAATATCTGGTTGATTTATCACCGCTCTATTTTCAGGGCATTCAACTCCTCAAGAAAGAACTCTCCTTTTGTGTCAAGAAAAGCCACACAAATAGCAAGACTGCTTTTGCTACGCTCATCATaaccataccatatttatttataaagcacctaAAAAAGCAACACGTCACTAAATACTGTAGtaaaaacaggataaaaaaattattgaaaacaataaatgaatacatttaaacagGGCAGCTACActaaaaaatgactaaaaaggtCAGCTGTGCGGTTGTATCaaagccaaagagtaaaagtgcTTTTTAGgaggtgttttaaaagtggacagtgatggcGCCTGTCTAACTTGGGCCGGGAGGGCATCCCATAGCCTGTACCATCATTCCATTGTCTTCCACTtatctgcagcagctgaagtaaagaGGCGGAACTTTCGCCCAGATGCCTCCTCCGTCTCACTTGAGGGAATGTTATGTGTTCCCAGGACAAGTGAGGGACTGAAGTCGTACAGGTTGCGCTGGGTCTGGCACAGGTCCGTCTCCTGGACCTCCTCACTCGGGAGGCATCCAGGAGGCTGCCTGTGCAATTCTGCTTTGAGTCCCATCATCTTTCCATCTCTGTATATTCACATCGAATGTGACTGATTTACACATAAAGTCAAAGTAGATCCGTGGATACAAGCGACATACTGTCAGGCTACAGTTTGGGAGCGGAGTGTGCGGCACGTCTGGCGCGATAggggtgcaatttcagtgtgtTTATTCAAGGACGTTCCAGGCCATATTTGTAGCCTCAAATGCTAAAGTTGAAAAATGCTGAAGAGCCTGGATTTTACGTCTATACAGAGAGGGAAAACTGAGGAGACGAAGAATTGAAATGGAAAAGAAGCCGATTGTTGCCTGAATTCTCGACTCACAGAGCTCCTCAGATGGACCTGACTGACCAAATCTTACTTCCAAAATAGACAAAGTGATAGATTCTGCCATTCTGATCTGCCATGTTGAAGCTCCTCTGGACTTCAAAGGAGGCAGAGTCACTTCAGTTTCCGGAAACCAGGGACTGGGTGTGAGTAGTGGCCCAGTGGTGCCAAGTCATGTTTGGTGGGAACGTACCATTAGAAAGTCCTGACAGTTTTCAAGAGCACCGTTTTCAACCATGTTGCATGCTAACACATTAGCCTTGCAATTGAAACATGGTTTGCCTTCTACTCGGCGCTAGCTGGCGCCACAGCCAGCGcgtcacagaaaaaaagaccGGTGCTTCTATGTATTTTACACAAAAGTTCCCTTGACAACTGTAGCTACCAGAGAAGGTGTTGGTGGCTGTGGAGAAAACTCTTGTTCTCTGTGCTTGTTCACTCCCCAACCTCTCATGACCACATGTGAACATAGATCCACTGTTAAAGCATTTTGTCTTGTAGCTCAGCTCATTCTTCACCGTGACACACGGAAATAGTGTCGTGTCATTGGAGCCCTGTTTGACCTTCTTTGTCACGCACAATTTCTCAAGTCAACACCGTAACAGAGAGACGTTACTCACTTTCCCCAAAGTCTTTTCAGACTCCTGTTGGTCTTCATGTACTCAGGTGATCCGACGGCTCTCTGTCCAGACTGCGTGTTTACCTTCGGGCTGTCGCCAGCCTTCTCCAGCTTTGCTGGAAGAGGTAATAGAACCAGAGCCAATATTATGCCGCTGCATGCGCAACTATGATTCAAATGGCCTGAACATCTAAAAGTGTTTGGTTATAATCTCCAGTTACTCCATAGTTGCAGACAAAACCTCATTGTTGCTCAGCCAAAAGTGTTCAGGATTAAAACTGTGCAAGGTTCTGTGTGTGGAGAGTGAGAAGGAAACACTTTTTTCAACGGAACATTAGGAGTAAAGTGGCACCTACGTGGTGGTCCGGGACAATGAGCTTATTGAGAAAGAGTTCACCTGGATGTTAGTGATCCAGGAAACTGCTGACACTCAATTATCTATGGTAGATTTGTGTGGAGCAAACTTTTAATTCAGGTTTTGAAGGAGGGAGTCGGTGGGGCAGGGTGGAGCTGCTAAGGGCAGAAGGGCGTGTGTGTTGACAGCCGCAGCGGTCGTCCAGCTTGGCTGTGGGTTGTGTTGTGGTGGGTTGTTAATAATTTGGGGCTCACTGTGCTGGGAGTCTCCGTCCTCACTGCCATCTGGAGATCGTTCGCTGCTGCTCTCGGTCAGGGAGGAGTTCGCAGGCGGTGTCAGACTCACGGAGTCACGCTGGAATAAACAGGACTTAGAGGGTGACTCTTTCATGAGGCTCTGGATTCTCTTGACTCTACCTTCTGTCCACTGGTCAACTCGCTCATGCTGCCTGATAAGGCCTGCGTCTCTGACCTGAGAGGGGAACGCAGGTTGTCTTGAAAAGGGTTTGGCTGAGGTTTCAACCTGAGGAGAAACTCCCACCTGCTGTCCGTGTCCTTCTGGATGGATGGAGTTGAAGTCTGTTGGGACGAGGAGCTGTGTGAGGAAACCTTAGAAAAGAGAGGACGATGAGAAATGGGTTGACCCAAACAAGCGGAGGGCGCACATTTAAACCTCTGATTTGACGTCCTCTGCGCTGACAGAATCCCCATTCTTCATTGAattctgctcttcctcctcgctgctgCTGGAGTTTGTCCGGCCGCAGGACAAGGAGCGATCAGCGGGGGGCGCTATTGAAACGAGGATTTCACATTCACAAACCGGTTCAGTAACGCGTGTGTTGGCTTGGAGGAAAAAGTGAAGAAGGCGATTACCCTCTCGAGTCACGTGACTGAGCTCTCTGAACTGCCGGCACTGACTCAGGAGAAGCGTGAGCTCTTCTATCCGACGGTCCTGTGCGAAACGGTAATAAAAGGGAGTCTGGGGTCAGCGCAGCCAATTAAGATGTTTATCTAAGGTTACCGACACTCGCGCGGATTATCTGACCACGTCTTTTTCTACCATATGGCCGCCTCGAAATCAGAGCCAGGGAGGCCTCGGAGCTCAGTTGTGGTCGGCAGCCATGCAGATGCCTGTTTTTGAAGTCGTTCCCAAGCCCGGTTTCGCCACGATGCTCTTAATGCGGCTCACTCCAAAATTAGGCCTGGCAGTGAGGAGACCCAGCTAAGTGTGGCTTTGCCTGGAATGAGTCTCCTTGTGGGTGTGTTCCTCCCCAGCGGGCCACATGGTAGTTCTTAAAGATGCTCCGGGAGTTGGAGCACAAAAGCGGCTCTGTGCTAAAAATGACCAGGGGCGGGCACTTTTCCTTGAGAAAGCACAACATCCCAAAACCTTTCAACCTCCAGAGCTGCTGAAGTTCCAACACACGCAGCACGGACGATAAGATCCTGTCGACGAATGATCGCATGCAGATGTTGCAACACATTTGTTCACCTACCTTCTCGTCGTTCGCAGCTGCCAGCGCTTTTATTCCGGTCCTCAGCCTCTGCAGCTCTGCCTCTGTCAAAATAAAGCCCATTTGAACACTGTTTTGTCTTGAACATCGGTCACACCTGGGCAGGCACCGGTCGGCTGATACATTACGACCCGATTATGGCTGCTTAACATGGTTCAGCTCTCACAGCTGATGCGCTTGAATGGCACAGAACAGATGTCAGAACAGCACAGTTTGTTGTGCCTGGTATGTCTGTAACGGCACCAGTAATGGCATGGAAGGTAAAGGGAAACCATCAGACCAGACCCTCTTTATGAGCTGTAACGTGACAAGTCCATAGATTTAAACCCTCATCTGCGCCCAACTGAGGTGAACAGACGCCTCATCCGCTCTGCCACTGCCTCCTCCTGTCTGCGGACTGACTGTAAAGTCTCATGGCTGCAAGACTGAAGGGGTTTCTCTTCACAACTCGGTGGATATATCAGTTTGTCACCAGAACAGCAGGGGAGAGGTGTCGGTTCACCTCTCCCCTGGAGTTTTCTTGCAGTTGTGAGTCATATTGACCTCTtttttgtctatatatatatatatatatatatatatatatatatatatatatatatatatatatatatactcacaaGAAACATCTGACTTAGGACCGGGTTCGGTTCTAAGCGGtcataagtatatatatatatatatatatatatatatatatatatatatatatatatatatatatatatatatatatatatataaattaagaaaaagaataatattaaataaagataataaaaagtgacaaataaataaagcatttgCTAATTCATAAACTGGTGCAGAAAACAAACTATTTAACaaacattttaacaaaatatttaatACAAATATGTGACATTATGAAGGCTCAAAAAAAAATTACTCACCCACAGGTTTGTCGTACTATCTTTGTGGGGTACgctgacataaccctttccccagcctctcaccctgaacttaaccatccaaaacaaatggctcacctgaaccaggactcaggACCAAGCTTACACCCGTTTATAATGACGCagctattttgaagtttgaCTCCTTAAACTGAAGCTTAACCCTGTGAGGTGCAGCCAAAgttccccacaaagtcatacggtcccTGCAAGGAGTATTGTttttcaagaattggtccccacaaagtaggccAAGCAAGCCCCCGGTCATCTGCTCTGAGATTCATCAGCTTGTATGAATCTTAAAAGGCTGCCtgagctcagctgctgctgcgagCTCATGAAGGAAGACTGACCGGGCTCTTGGCAGATTGGTCCAGGCCTTTGGTTCTCACCTCGCTCGATGTTCTCGGTGGCCAGCGGAGGTCTGGCCAACAGCCGAGTGTGCAAACTTTCGATCTCCGCGTTCttacagagcagcagctgctgcagactgCTGAGCTCCACCTGCCGAGGCAAAACAGCCAATATTCAGTGTAAACCATTCTGCATGACTGAATGTGTCTGTACAcgcttccaaaaaaaaaaaaaacacttcactgcTGACATGTAATTACCAGAAAAACATGCCAATGAGTTGATAAAGAAGACAAACAGGTTCATTTATGTCGTCGCATTGCAACTTTGGGGGAGTCATTACACATGACTCGCTTATAAGTGTT harbors:
- the ppfibp2a gene encoding liprin-beta-2 isoform X3; the protein is MEYDIDFYKHFVWLRKVNLHSTDTRESYQERLSRLEGDKESLILQVSVLTDQVEAQGAKISDLESSVVEHRLKLNSTKEMLQQELLHRTSLEKQKLSLMGEVSYLKLKLADMEGKQVHMAERQHKAEVLIKELRILKEKVDYLEDQKLQYEKKLKATRVELSSLQQLLLCKNAEIESLHTRLLARPPLATENIEREAELQRLRTGIKALAAANDEKDRRIEELTLLLSQCRQFRELSHVTREAPPADRSLSCGRTNSSSSEEEEQNSMKNGDSVSAEDVKSEVSSHSSSSQQTSTPSIQKDTDSRSETQALSGSMSELTSGQKRDSVSLTPPANSSLTESSSERSPDGSEDGDSQHTKLEKAGDSPKVNTQSGQRAVGSPEYMKTNRSLKRLWGKLRRTQSGGLQAADPEAGQFRRGGLRATAGPRLTRTPESCAARDLNIPFGQWTKEQVCGWLDDYGLGQYVNLTRQWVENGQTLLSATPQDFEKEMGMRNPLHRKKLQLAMRAFATKAADKSPELDHIWVTRWLDDIGLPQYKDQFHEARVDGRMLQYLTVNDLLTLKVTSQLHHLSIKCAIHVLHANKFNPNCLRRRPGEEKQPPPSEVVQWSNHRVMEWLRAVDLAEYAPNLRGSGVHGGLVILEPRFSSETLALLLNIPPQKTLLRRHLATAFATLVGAQASQEKREYGNATGHVPLTTTAKVKPKKLGFTQFSHLRKRKPDEASDYICPIESDILTVNGVSRLPSPALRGLSPQLDRHTDRQELSAKAPLTNGHDV
- the ppfibp2a gene encoding liprin-beta-2 isoform X2; its protein translation is MGEVSYLKLKLADMEGKQVHMAERQHKAEVLIKELRILKEKVDYLEDQKLQYEKKLKATRVELSSLQQLLLCKNAEIESLHTRLLARPPLATENIEREAELQRLRTGIKALAAANDEKDRRIEELTLLLSQCRQFRELSHVTREAPPADRSLSCGRTNSSSSEEEEQNSMKNGDSVSAEDVKSEVSSHSSSSQQTSTPSIQKDTDSRSETQALSGSMSELTSGQKRDSVSLTPPANSSLTESSSERSPDGSEDGDSQHTKLEKAGDSPKVNTQSGQRAVGSPEYMKTNRSLKRLWGKLRRTQSGGLQAADPEAGQFRRGGLRATAGPRLTRTPESCAARDLNIPFGQWTKEQVCGWLDDYGLGQYVNLTRQWVENGQTLLSATPQDFEKEMGMRNPLHRKKLQLAMRAFATKAADKSPELDHIWVTRWLDDIGLPQYKDQFHEARVDGRMLQYLTVNDLLTLKVTSQLHHLSIKCAIHVLHANKFNPNCLRRRPGEEKQPPPSEVVQWSNHRVMEWLRAVDLAEYAPNLRGSGVHGGLVILEPRFSSETLALLLNIPPQKTLLRRHLATAFATLVGAQASQEKREYGNATGHVPLTTTAKVKPKKLGFTQFSHLRKRKPDEASDYICPIESDILTVNGVSRLPSPALRGLSPQLDRHTDRQELSAKAPLTNGHDV
- the ppfibp2a gene encoding liprin-beta-2 isoform X1, translating into MGEVSYLKLKLADMEGKQVHMAERQHKAEVLIKELRILKEKVDYLEDQKLQYEKKLKATRVELSSLQQLLLCKNAEIESLHTRLLARPPLATENIEREAELQRLRTGIKALAAANDEKDRRIEELTLLLSQCRQFRELSHVTREAPPADRSLSCGRTNSSSSEEEEQNSMKNGDSVSAEDVKSEVSSHSSSSQQTSTPSIQKDTDSRWEFLLRLKPQPNPFQDNLRSPLRSETQALSGSMSELTSGQKRDSVSLTPPANSSLTESSSERSPDGSEDGDSQHTKLEKAGDSPKVNTQSGQRAVGSPEYMKTNRSLKRLWGKLRRTQSGGLQAADPEAGQFRRGGLRATAGPRLTRTPESCAARDLNIPFGQWTKEQVCGWLDDYGLGQYVNLTRQWVENGQTLLSATPQDFEKEMGMRNPLHRKKLQLAMRAFATKAADKSPELDHIWVTRWLDDIGLPQYKDQFHEARVDGRMLQYLTVNDLLTLKVTSQLHHLSIKCAIHVLHANKFNPNCLRRRPGEEKQPPPSEVVQWSNHRVMEWLRAVDLAEYAPNLRGSGVHGGLVILEPRFSSETLALLLNIPPQKTLLRRHLATAFATLVGAQASQEKREYGNATGHVPLTTTAKVKPKKLGFTQFSHLRKRKPDEASDYICPIESDILTVNGVSRLPSPALRGLSPQLDRHTDRQELSAKAPLTNGHDV